In Chelonoidis abingdonii isolate Lonesome George chromosome 22, CheloAbing_2.0, whole genome shotgun sequence, one genomic interval encodes:
- the SLC35E4 gene encoding solute carrier family 35 member E4, with product MTSADGGWVRRPWKPDPGSPIYALPLLLTVFVWLATGTTMSSLNKWIFTNHNFRYPVLLSSLHMLTAVLVGYPLARLRARGDEVMALGTRTKARVYLLSLTFCASVAFGNLGLNYVQLDFAQMVYTTTPLFTLILSKVLLGQRHHLLQYAAMGPICLGASFSIIGEVHFDQAGCCFLFAATFLRGLKSLQQSTLLQDKKLDSVTLLCLTSLPSFCILFTAAVVLEVGAAWEGMLHYGSTLWACVLLSCLGSVLYNLASFCVISLTSALTIHILGNFNVVGNLVLSHLLFGSHLSGLSYAGISLTLSGMFLYHNCDLIASYWGSRLALGQGQAKPE from the exons ATGACCTCTGCCGATGGAGGCTGGGTGCGTCGCCCCTGGAAGCCGGACCCTGGGTCACCCATTTATGCTCTGCCACTCCTGCTCACTGTGTTTGTCTGGCTGGCCACTGGCACCACCATGTCCAGCCTCAACAAGTGGATCTTCACCAACCACAACTTCCGGTATCCCGTGCTGCTGTCGTCCCTGCACATGCTCACGGCTGTGTTGGTGGGCTACCCGCTGGCCAGGCTGCGGGCACGTGGGGATGAGGTCATGGCTCTGGGCACCAGAACTAAGGCCAGAGTCTATCTCCTGAGCTTGACCTTCTGCGCCAGCGTAGCCTTCGGAAACCTGGGCCTCAACTACGTGCAATTGGACTTTGCCCAGATGGTGTACACCACCACACCCCTCTTCACTCTGATCCTGTCCAAAGTGCTGCTGGGTCAGCGCCACCATCTGCTGCAGTACGCTGCCATGGGGCCCATCTGCTTGGGCGCCTCCTTCAGCATCATCGGGGAGGTGCACTTCGACCAGGCCGGCTGCTGCTTCCTCTTCGCTGCCACCTTCCTCCGCGGATTAAAGTCCTTACAGCAAA GTACCCTGCTGCAGGACAAGAAGCTGGACTCGGTCACCTTGCTCTGCCTGACGTCCCTGCCCAGCTTCTGCATTCTCTTCACTGCGGCTGTGgtgctggaggtgggggcagcCTGGGAGGGCATGCTGCACTACGGCAGCACTCTCTGGGCCTGTGTCCTGCTCAGCTGCCTGGGCTCCGTCCTCTACAACCTGGCCAGCTTCTGCGTCATCTCGCTGACCTCCGCCCTCACCATCCACATCCTGGGCAACTTCAATGTGGTGGGAAACCTGGTGCTGTCGCACCTCCTCTTCGGCAGCCACCTGAGTGGGCTCAGCTATGCAGGCATCAGCCTCACCCTCTCGGGGATGTTCCTGTACCACAACTGTGACCTCATTGCCAGCTactggggctccaggctggctctgggccagggccaggcaAAGCCAGAATGA